The following are encoded in a window of Danio aesculapii chromosome 12, fDanAes4.1, whole genome shotgun sequence genomic DNA:
- the valopb gene encoding vertebrate ancient long opsin b, producing the protein MPALIADMESFGSSVTESTDVVTPDDPFKGPLKSVEPWNYTFLACLMFIVTSLSIAENFTVMLVTYRFKQLRKPLNYIIVNLSVADFLVSMTGGTISFLTNARGYFFLGVWACVLEGFAVTFFGIVALWSLAILAFERFFVICRPLKNVRLGGKHAALGLIFVWTFSFIWTIPPVLGWNSYTVSKIGTTCEPNWYSTNYYDHTYIITFFVTCFILPLGVIIISYGKLMQKLRKVSNTHGRLGNARKPDREVARMVVVMIVAFMVGWTPYAAFSITVTACPTIYIDPRLGSIPAFFSKTAAVYNPIIYVFMNKQFRKCLIQMFKGNGTALESTNLNQTSDKGPITATADTHLGEMSTIAARVPMSMCNMEKSEEEEEEPEQSGNGGPKQLPLSDSRVCPL; encoded by the exons ATGCCAGCCCTAATTGCTGACATGGAATCGTTTGGGTCTTCAGTCACCGAGTCCACCGACGTCGTCACACCGGACGATCCGTTTAAGGGTCCCCTCAAATCTGTTGAGCCATGGAATTACACTTTCCTCGCCTGTCTGATGTTCATAGTGACCTCACTGTCTATAGCGGAGAACTTCACCGTTATGCTCGTGACGTATAGGTTCAAACAGTTAAGGAAGCCTCTGAACTACATCATAGTTAATTTATCCGTGGCTGACTTCCTAGTTTCGATGACAGGAGGCACTATAAGTTTTTTAACCAACGCACGAGGCTACTTCTTCCTGGGCGTCTGGGCGTGTGTGCTGGAGGGATTCGCTGTCACGTTTTTCG GAATTGTGGCTTTGTGGTCTTTAGCAATCTTGGCATTCGAGCGTTTTTTTGTCATCTGCCGTCCTCTGAAAAATGTCAGGCTGGGAGGCAAGCACGCAGCGTTGGGTCTTATTTTTGTGTGGACCTTCTCCTTCATCTGGACGATTCCGCCAGTCCTGGGCTGGAACAGTTATACTGTCAGCAAAATTGGCACCACCTGTGAACCCAACTG GTACTCGACTAATTACTATGACCACACCTACATCATCACCTTTTTTGTTACATGCTTTATCCTTCCTCTTGGCGTGATCATTATCTCCTATGGTAAACTCATGCAGAAGCTCAGAAAG GTATCGAACACTCATGGACGACTGGGTAACGCACGGAAGCCTGACCGAGAGGTGGCGAGGATGGTCGTTGTAATGATAGTTGCATTCATGGTCGGATGGACGCCTTATGCTGCATTCTCTATTACTGTCACAGCCTGTCCCACAATCTATATTGATCCTCGTCTGGGCTCAATACCGGCCTTCTTCTCAAAGACTGCAGCTGTGTACAATCCCATCATCTATGTCTTCATGAATAAGCAG TTCAGGAAGTGCTTGATCCAGATGTTTAAAGGAAACGGCACCGCCCTGGAATCCACCAATTTGAATCAGACATCAGACAAAGGGCCGATCACAGCCACAGCAGACACTCACCTCGGAGAAATGTCCACCATCGCTGCTCGCGTGCCCATGTCCATGTGCAACATGGAAAAGAGcgaggaagaagaggaagaaccAGAGCAGAGCGGGAATGGAGGTCCAAAGCAGCTCCCTTTATCAGATAGTCGAGTATGTCCTTTGTAA